A single window of Ferrimonas balearica DSM 9799 DNA harbors:
- a CDS encoding multiheme c-type cytochrome — protein sequence MMKYAVNRWSATLATAMLLGLTGCQDGKDGAPGEDGGVVSPVAEALTVAITGTQVVEGRLAIEFDARNELDLPVIKIDGLKVQAVQLQPYAEGERSQWQVLGYDKCLPGNCAGSLEELGDGQYRYTFAGALDGLYNSEFPQRVLLTVPATSRYPEATARLDAMADGAEPTQTRDIIDDARCLNCHESIDAIVHGGDETASCASCHTGNKMSDADKVWPVLAHQVHIGLSSRPVGNCSSCHETEARTDLAQALNWQTVPTRETCESCHDLASNPIYDHAGQPTNENCVECHSAESINDAHLGGYQKAQAEDQRGIVTVDVESAKLVDGAEVGEAAGEHYAMISLSLRDRAGERLILDAANPGNASWIKNLQMYVNWGASVDFTNSRGYSIFVKSNKKHGESIDGGYTPDGERPRTKPYLGGEQQAGVYVYKLGPIVTEDAISGDLLNDSGFITNRLIYCFDPEQNLVDCDTAGHAKNAAYNARWYFTKDGLTDADAHARPVIVSNAKCGSCHGYDEASDNTELSCRNCHSRKTEMNKALADTTCFSGHDDDELGEHLLPRMERAMAVRSQSGFVSSTADAVDPCLACHNPNTPPTQAIRELHTQAGDKYFVEELTVTHPDHKVWMHSLHANQRATQAMENGVRNVEYPADLANCSRCHEGDSFGVDRLSQVGRPLALDLDYNPDSQAHPATDISVDAYVSPVSATCYACHAKKPNAQGQLEIVPAVRAHMEQHGGRFGVPLAQLEVESCAVCHSVDNLKQAHKL from the coding sequence ATGATGAAGTACGCAGTGAACCGATGGTCAGCGACGCTGGCAACGGCCATGCTGCTGGGCCTGACCGGTTGTCAGGACGGCAAAGATGGCGCCCCGGGCGAGGATGGTGGTGTGGTGTCTCCGGTTGCCGAGGCGCTGACCGTTGCCATCACCGGCACCCAGGTGGTGGAAGGGCGCCTGGCGATCGAGTTTGACGCCCGCAACGAGCTGGACCTTCCGGTGATTAAGATCGACGGCCTGAAGGTGCAGGCGGTGCAGCTGCAGCCCTATGCCGAAGGGGAGCGCTCGCAGTGGCAGGTACTGGGCTATGACAAGTGTCTGCCCGGCAACTGTGCCGGCAGCCTGGAAGAGTTGGGTGACGGCCAATACCGTTACACCTTTGCCGGTGCGCTGGATGGCCTCTACAACAGCGAATTCCCCCAGCGGGTTCTGCTGACCGTACCCGCCACCAGTCGTTACCCGGAAGCGACCGCCAGGCTGGATGCCATGGCGGATGGTGCTGAGCCGACACAAACCCGCGATATCATCGACGATGCCCGTTGCCTGAACTGCCACGAGTCCATCGACGCCATCGTGCATGGCGGTGACGAGACCGCCAGCTGTGCCAGCTGTCACACTGGCAACAAGATGAGTGACGCCGATAAGGTGTGGCCGGTGCTGGCTCACCAGGTGCACATCGGCCTGAGCTCACGCCCGGTGGGCAACTGCTCTAGCTGCCACGAAACCGAAGCCCGGACCGATCTGGCCCAGGCACTGAACTGGCAGACGGTACCGACCCGGGAAACCTGTGAAAGCTGCCACGATCTGGCCAGCAACCCCATCTACGACCACGCCGGTCAGCCGACCAATGAAAACTGCGTTGAGTGCCACAGTGCCGAATCCATCAACGACGCGCACCTTGGTGGCTACCAGAAGGCTCAGGCCGAGGACCAGCGTGGCATCGTGACCGTGGATGTGGAATCCGCCAAGCTGGTGGACGGTGCTGAGGTGGGTGAGGCCGCCGGTGAACACTACGCGATGATCAGCCTCTCCCTGCGTGACCGTGCCGGTGAGCGCCTGATTCTGGATGCGGCTAACCCGGGCAACGCCAGCTGGATCAAAAACCTCCAGATGTACGTTAACTGGGGCGCGTCGGTGGATTTCACCAACTCCCGCGGTTACAGCATCTTCGTTAAGAGCAACAAGAAACACGGTGAGTCCATCGACGGCGGGTACACCCCGGACGGTGAGCGTCCCCGCACCAAGCCCTACCTGGGCGGCGAACAGCAGGCCGGCGTTTACGTCTACAAGCTGGGCCCCATCGTGACGGAGGATGCGATCTCCGGTGACCTGCTGAACGACAGCGGTTTTATCACCAACCGCCTGATCTACTGCTTTGACCCGGAACAGAACCTGGTGGACTGTGACACCGCCGGCCACGCCAAGAACGCCGCCTACAATGCGCGCTGGTACTTCACCAAGGATGGCCTGACTGACGCGGACGCTCACGCCCGTCCGGTGATCGTCAGCAACGCCAAGTGCGGCAGCTGCCACGGCTACGACGAGGCCAGTGACAACACCGAACTGAGCTGCCGTAACTGCCACAGCCGCAAGACCGAGATGAACAAGGCGCTGGCGGACACCACCTGCTTCTCCGGCCACGATGACGATGAGCTGGGTGAACACCTGCTGCCCCGTATGGAGCGTGCGATGGCGGTTCGCAGCCAGTCTGGCTTTGTCAGCTCTACCGCCGATGCGGTAGACCCTTGCCTGGCCTGCCACAACCCCAACACCCCGCCGACCCAGGCGATCCGTGAACTGCACACTCAGGCCGGCGACAAGTACTTTGTCGAAGAGCTGACCGTGACCCACCCGGATCACAAGGTGTGGATGCACTCGCTTCACGCCAACCAGCGTGCGACCCAGGCGATGGAAAACGGTGTTCGTAACGTGGAGTACCCGGCGGATCTGGCCAACTGCAGCCGCTGCCACGAAGGCGACAGTTTCGGTGTTGACCGCTTGAGCCAGGTGGGTCGACCGCTGGCGCTGGATCTGGACTACAACCCGGACTCCCAGGCGCACCCGGCCACCGACATCAGCGTGGATGCTTACGTGTCGCCGGTGTCTGCCACCTGCTACGCCTGTCACGCCAAGAAGCCCAATGCACAAGGCCAGCTGGAGATCGTCCCGGCGGTGCGTGCCCATATGGAGCAGCATGGCGGTCGCTTTGGTGTGCCGCTGGCGCAGCTTGAAGTGGAATCCTGTGCGGTTTGTCACTCTGTCGACAATCTGAAACAGGCCCACAAGCTGTAA
- a CDS encoding DUF134 domain-containing protein: MVRPRKPRCLCANAPCSLFKPNGIPARDLPRQRLTAEEFEALSLVDAEGLNQLQAAERMGVSRQTLGNALGRARRKIAEAITQGHAIELPSEVEGA, from the coding sequence ATGGTTCGTCCCCGTAAGCCCCGCTGTCTGTGCGCCAATGCGCCCTGTAGCCTGTTTAAGCCTAATGGCATTCCCGCCCGGGATTTGCCGCGTCAGCGTCTGACTGCGGAGGAGTTTGAAGCCCTGAGCCTGGTTGATGCCGAGGGGCTGAACCAGTTGCAGGCGGCAGAGCGCATGGGCGTATCCCGGCAAACCCTGGGCAATGCCCTGGGCCGGGCGCGGCGTAAGATTGCTGAGGCGATCACCCAGGGACACGCCATTGAACTGCCGTCTGAAGTCGAAGGAGCGTAA
- a CDS encoding lipid A deacylase LpxR family protein, which translates to MIARTAAFTGLLVISAPALATSTLSLTIDNDGAVGSDRDYSSGLLLGYHSPHWRPDDAPGWLASLANVLPGSDRQSISGSLRLGQMMWTPEDIEQPLPPEGERPYAGLLFLEGGLSRFAEDRADRYQLVLGTVGPNAMAEEGQRFIHFLIGSEEPMGWDSQIENQLIANLDYRGDRRLAQTPGDWGRTPEISAVARARAGNFQSELALGAMFRWGEQLGGSFASAGFQPGQLVDPGALAGSPRGQFLFTGVEGRYRFNDITIEGDRPDDVPDTRIEHWQASVVLGYLYYQPRWGASITFEAHSRAYQEADHSVDGYGSVSLFWRW; encoded by the coding sequence ATGATTGCAAGGACAGCAGCATTTACCGGCCTGCTTGTCATCAGCGCCCCGGCACTCGCCACCTCCACCCTCTCGCTCACCATCGACAACGACGGCGCAGTGGGCAGCGACCGGGACTACTCCAGTGGCCTGTTGCTGGGCTACCACTCACCCCATTGGCGCCCTGATGACGCCCCGGGCTGGCTGGCCAGCCTGGCCAATGTACTGCCCGGCAGCGACCGGCAATCCATCAGCGGTTCGCTGCGACTGGGCCAGATGATGTGGACCCCGGAGGACATTGAGCAACCCCTGCCTCCCGAGGGAGAGCGGCCCTACGCGGGTCTGCTGTTTCTGGAGGGGGGGCTGAGCCGCTTTGCCGAGGACCGCGCTGACCGCTACCAACTGGTGCTGGGGACGGTCGGGCCCAACGCCATGGCCGAAGAGGGGCAGCGCTTTATCCATTTCCTGATTGGCTCCGAGGAACCGATGGGCTGGGATTCACAGATTGAAAACCAGCTGATTGCGAATCTGGACTATCGGGGCGACCGCCGTCTGGCGCAGACGCCGGGGGACTGGGGGCGCACCCCTGAGATCAGCGCCGTGGCAAGGGCCCGGGCGGGTAACTTCCAGAGTGAACTGGCGTTGGGGGCGATGTTCCGTTGGGGTGAGCAGTTGGGGGGCAGCTTTGCCAGCGCCGGATTCCAGCCGGGTCAGTTGGTGGACCCCGGCGCCCTCGCCGGTAGCCCACGGGGCCAGTTCCTGTTTACCGGGGTGGAGGGGCGCTATCGCTTTAACGACATCACCATTGAAGGCGACCGGCCGGATGACGTCCCGGACACCCGCATCGAACACTGGCAAGCCAGTGTGGTGCTGGGTTACCTCTACTACCAGCCCCGCTGGGGCGCCAGCATCACCTTTGAAGCCCACAGCCGGGCCTATCAGGAGGCGGACCACAGCGTCGATGGCTATGGCTCCGTCAGCCTGTTCTGGCGCTGGTAA
- a CDS encoding amidohydrolase: protein MKPLWLLLLLTFFPPAMLAADDQTLYFGGPIITMEPAQPSAEAVVTQGTRIQFVGTLAEARQRHPDASPHNLKGQTLMPGFIEQHLHPILGALALSVPVIAPEAWELPDRTWPAVTAQFDYLAALKTAETEMTDPDATLWTWGYHHLYHGRLNRTMLDGISRTRPIGVWHRSAHEFYANTALLEKYGLTEQALAAAPADARAQTDLDKGHFYENGALVFFLPRVIEDLASEARFRAGLNAMITMLHRNGVTAYNEPGALVVPAIADLYTEILAADSTPMYSFFTAESKSPYLKHGAGPELVAAVEAQTRLLPQTGKVRYFDKQVKILFDGAIISQLMQMKDGYLDGHKGEWIQDPEQTRAIIETFWDQDYQILVHTNGDLGLETLLSILEAQQKRRPRKDHRLTVVHFANATPEQVKRIAALGAIVSANPYYLTGFGNKYAEVGLGPERAHAMVRLAEVVEAGIPLSLHSDLPMAPADPLFLVWCAVNRQTNEGNVLRPDLAISLDDALRGITIDAAHSWRMEQQLGSIKAGKVANFTLLDQNPYEVPARQLNRIDVTGTVFEGRWFPVQ, encoded by the coding sequence ATGAAACCCCTCTGGCTGCTGTTACTGCTCACTTTTTTCCCGCCTGCGATGCTGGCCGCCGACGACCAGACCCTCTACTTTGGCGGGCCGATCATCACCATGGAACCGGCGCAGCCCAGCGCGGAAGCGGTGGTCACCCAAGGCACCAGGATTCAGTTTGTCGGCACGCTGGCCGAAGCGCGCCAACGCCATCCGGACGCCAGCCCCCATAACTTAAAGGGGCAAACCCTGATGCCGGGCTTTATCGAGCAGCACCTGCATCCGATTCTGGGCGCATTGGCGCTGTCGGTGCCGGTGATCGCTCCAGAAGCCTGGGAGTTACCGGACCGCACCTGGCCTGCGGTCACCGCCCAGTTTGACTATCTGGCCGCCCTGAAAACGGCGGAAACCGAGATGACCGACCCGGATGCCACGCTGTGGACCTGGGGCTACCACCACCTCTACCACGGCCGTCTCAACCGCACCATGCTGGATGGGATCAGCCGCACCCGTCCCATTGGGGTATGGCACCGCTCAGCGCATGAGTTTTACGCCAATACCGCCCTGCTGGAGAAGTACGGACTGACGGAGCAAGCGCTGGCCGCCGCTCCCGCTGACGCCCGGGCCCAGACCGACCTGGATAAGGGGCATTTCTATGAGAACGGGGCGCTGGTGTTCTTTCTGCCCCGGGTGATTGAGGATCTCGCTTCGGAGGCGCGCTTCCGGGCCGGGCTGAATGCGATGATCACCATGCTGCATCGCAATGGGGTGACCGCCTACAACGAACCCGGTGCCCTGGTGGTGCCGGCCATCGCTGACCTCTATACCGAGATCCTCGCTGCCGACAGCACGCCGATGTACTCCTTCTTTACCGCCGAATCCAAGTCCCCCTACCTCAAGCATGGGGCCGGGCCGGAGTTGGTGGCGGCGGTGGAGGCGCAAACCCGCCTGCTGCCTCAGACCGGCAAGGTGCGTTACTTCGATAAGCAGGTGAAGATCCTGTTTGATGGCGCCATCATCTCTCAGTTGATGCAGATGAAGGACGGCTACCTGGATGGGCATAAGGGGGAGTGGATTCAAGACCCGGAACAGACCCGCGCCATCATCGAAACCTTCTGGGATCAGGACTATCAGATCCTGGTCCACACCAATGGCGATCTGGGGCTGGAAACGCTGCTCTCCATACTCGAGGCGCAGCAGAAGCGGCGCCCCCGCAAAGACCATCGGCTGACGGTGGTGCACTTTGCCAACGCCACCCCGGAGCAGGTAAAGCGGATTGCGGCACTGGGGGCGATCGTCAGTGCCAACCCCTACTACCTCACCGGCTTCGGCAATAAGTACGCGGAGGTGGGGCTGGGTCCGGAGCGGGCCCACGCCATGGTGCGGCTGGCGGAGGTGGTGGAGGCTGGCATCCCGCTCTCTCTGCACTCCGACCTGCCGATGGCGCCGGCGGATCCGCTGTTTCTGGTCTGGTGTGCCGTCAACCGGCAAACCAACGAGGGCAACGTATTGCGTCCAGACCTGGCCATCAGCCTGGATGACGCCCTGCGTGGCATCACCATCGACGCTGCGCACTCGTGGCGGATGGAGCAGCAGCTGGGCAGCATCAAGGCGGGCAAGGTGGCAAACTTCACCCTGCTGGATCAGAACCCCTACGAGGTGCCTGCCAGACAGCTTAACCGCATCGACGTCACCGGAACCGTGTTTGAGGGGCGCTGGTTCCCGGTTCAATAG
- a CDS encoding ATP-grasp domain-containing protein — protein MNLITFDALRSYRMSGLRYIKPERMRDHIDDIQAADGVLFPEYWQVNSLVYGLGAKIFPSVASYMIGHDKVEMTRCFEMVAPAHVPVTLIRANTPSNAQEVWDSMDLPFVVKIPRSSMGQGVFLIETYDQFQDYLDQSPVIYAQEYLPIDRDLRIIWVGDQIIGGYWRNQAPQGFYNNVSKGGTIERGLVPLEARNLVEHLATSLGIDHGGFDIAMVGSHPFVFEFNRLFGNQGLVGAQEQIDNQIRDYLNRQWGSDDDSPNPEQPLPEAV, from the coding sequence ATGAATCTCATTACTTTTGACGCATTACGCTCCTACCGCATGAGCGGTCTGCGCTACATCAAGCCGGAGCGGATGCGCGACCATATCGACGACATCCAGGCCGCCGACGGCGTGCTGTTCCCGGAATACTGGCAGGTGAACTCGCTGGTCTATGGCCTGGGCGCCAAAATCTTCCCGAGCGTGGCGAGCTACATGATCGGCCACGACAAGGTGGAGATGACCCGTTGCTTTGAGATGGTGGCGCCAGCTCATGTGCCGGTGACCCTGATCCGCGCCAATACCCCGAGCAACGCTCAGGAGGTGTGGGACAGCATGGATCTGCCGTTTGTGGTGAAGATCCCGCGCAGCAGCATGGGGCAGGGCGTATTCCTGATTGAAACCTATGACCAGTTTCAGGACTACCTGGACCAGAGTCCGGTGATCTACGCCCAAGAATATCTGCCGATCGACCGCGACCTGCGCATCATCTGGGTGGGCGACCAGATCATCGGTGGCTACTGGCGAAACCAAGCCCCGCAGGGGTTTTACAACAACGTCTCCAAGGGCGGCACCATTGAGCGCGGTCTGGTGCCGCTGGAAGCCCGCAATCTGGTGGAGCACCTGGCCACCAGTCTGGGCATCGATCATGGCGGCTTTGATATTGCCATGGTGGGCAGTCACCCCTTTGTGTTCGAGTTCAACCGCCTGTTTGGCAACCAGGGGCTGGTGGGTGCACAGGAGCAGATCGACAACCAGATCCGGGATTACCTGAATCGCCAATGGGGCAGCGACGATGACTCGCCGAACCCCGAGCAGCCGCTGCCGGAAGCGGTATAA
- a CDS encoding NifB/NifX family molybdenum-iron cluster-binding protein: MIAIPVGRERLAPHFTRCQQLAFVDASGAVSQLANPALEGGCAAKKAMLNLIKNQGATAVVVDQIGERLFGKLKAAGIEVLQAPRGSAPEAVVALWQEGALKAMAAEAVNPSRQHAKKGGCGGGCGSGGGCGCGGHDHKPAAKPLAPASPAASGFTITALKRD, encoded by the coding sequence ATGATTGCCATTCCCGTAGGCCGAGAGCGTCTGGCCCCCCACTTTACCCGTTGCCAGCAGCTGGCTTTTGTTGATGCCAGTGGCGCGGTATCCCAGCTGGCCAATCCGGCCCTGGAGGGCGGTTGCGCAGCCAAGAAAGCGATGCTGAACCTGATCAAAAACCAGGGCGCCACCGCGGTGGTGGTGGACCAGATTGGCGAGCGCCTGTTTGGCAAGCTCAAGGCCGCTGGCATTGAGGTGCTGCAGGCCCCCCGCGGCAGTGCGCCGGAGGCGGTGGTGGCGCTGTGGCAAGAGGGCGCCCTGAAGGCCATGGCGGCAGAGGCGGTGAACCCCTCCCGCCAGCATGCAAAGAAAGGGGGCTGCGGTGGTGGTTGTGGCAGCGGCGGAGGCTGTGGCTGCGGTGGCCATGATCATAAGCCTGCGGCGAAACCGCTGGCACCGGCCAGCCCGGCTGCGTCTGGCTTCACCATCACCGCCCTGAAACGCGATTAA
- a CDS encoding S9 family peptidase — translation MKNTVLALSWCASSLVAAAAQAETLTIERLFADPKLAGATPRALTYSPDGSRVTYLKGRDSDQHRYDLWEYHIGDNAHRLLVDADTLHQGDEALSDEEKARRERQRIYGSGIMEYRWSDDGQALLFPLAGDVFFYDLAQASAESKPRRLTETPGFETDIKVSPKGGYVSFVRDQNLYVVDLASGEERALTRDGGGAIKNGMAEFVAQEEMGRMTGYWWSPDDAHMAFIRVDESPVDEVTRSEIYADRIDMIQQRYPAAGRPNVTVKLGVVALADGNVRWLDLGKQQDIYLPRVRWANANQLSYQWQSRDQQTLELRLADIKNGETRVLLTERSDSWINLHEDLRFLKSARQFIWASERDGFNHLYLYGMNGKPVRQLTSGTWVVDKLEAVDEEKGLVFFTGRRDTPLERHLYRVRLDGEGKITRISDRPGMHSIKFAKDGSGYIDTFSDPRTPPQVSLHDARGNQLTWLEQNRVEPGHPLFPYLSDWVNPEFGTLRAPQGHSLYYRLYKPAGFDANKQYPAIVYLYGGPHAQLVTNSWDKPFHQYLAQQGYVVFTVDNRGSNYRGKAFETALYQNMGTPEVEDQVSGVKYLAGLPYVDPERIGVFGHSYGGYLSLMMMFKAGEHFAAGISGAPVTDWLLYDTHYTERYMGHPAKVPQAYERASVFPYAPALDKPLLIYHGMADDNVLFTNTTRLIKLLQDEGKQFDLMTYPGKKHSLRGEATRVHWHTMMADFFDRHLKPE, via the coding sequence ATGAAAAATACTGTGCTGGCGCTGTCGTGGTGCGCCAGCAGCCTGGTGGCGGCTGCAGCCCAGGCTGAAACCCTCACTATTGAGCGCCTGTTTGCCGACCCCAAGCTGGCCGGCGCTACCCCCCGAGCCCTGACTTACTCCCCGGACGGCAGCCGGGTGACCTACCTGAAAGGGCGTGACTCGGACCAGCACCGTTACGACCTCTGGGAGTACCATATTGGCGATAACGCCCACCGTTTGCTGGTGGACGCCGATACCCTGCACCAGGGCGACGAAGCCCTCTCCGACGAAGAGAAGGCGCGCCGCGAGCGCCAGCGCATCTACGGCAGCGGCATTATGGAGTACCGCTGGTCTGATGATGGTCAGGCACTGCTGTTTCCCCTGGCCGGTGACGTGTTCTTCTATGACCTGGCTCAGGCCAGCGCGGAAAGTAAGCCCCGTCGCCTGACCGAAACCCCCGGTTTTGAAACCGACATCAAGGTGTCGCCCAAGGGTGGCTATGTCTCCTTCGTGCGTGACCAGAACCTCTATGTGGTGGATCTGGCCAGTGGCGAAGAGCGCGCGCTGACCCGCGACGGTGGCGGCGCCATCAAGAACGGCATGGCGGAGTTTGTGGCCCAGGAGGAGATGGGGCGGATGACCGGCTACTGGTGGTCACCGGACGACGCCCATATGGCCTTTATCCGGGTGGATGAATCTCCGGTGGACGAGGTGACCCGCTCCGAGATCTACGCTGACCGCATCGACATGATCCAGCAGCGCTACCCCGCCGCCGGACGTCCCAATGTGACGGTCAAGCTGGGTGTGGTGGCGCTGGCGGATGGCAACGTGCGCTGGCTGGACCTGGGCAAGCAACAGGACATCTACCTGCCGCGGGTGCGCTGGGCCAACGCCAATCAGCTCAGCTACCAGTGGCAATCCCGCGACCAGCAAACCCTGGAGCTGCGCCTGGCCGACATCAAAAACGGCGAGACCCGGGTGTTGCTGACCGAGCGCAGCGACAGCTGGATCAACCTGCATGAGGATCTGCGTTTCCTCAAATCCGCCCGGCAGTTTATCTGGGCCTCTGAGCGTGACGGCTTTAACCACCTCTACCTCTATGGCATGAACGGCAAGCCGGTGCGCCAGCTGACCTCGGGCACCTGGGTAGTGGATAAACTGGAAGCGGTGGATGAGGAGAAGGGACTGGTCTTCTTTACCGGTCGTCGTGACACCCCGCTGGAACGTCACCTGTACCGGGTGCGGCTGGATGGCGAGGGCAAAATCACCCGCATCTCTGACCGCCCGGGCATGCACAGCATCAAGTTTGCCAAAGACGGCTCCGGCTACATCGACACCTTCAGCGATCCGCGCACGCCGCCTCAGGTCTCCCTGCATGATGCCCGGGGCAATCAGCTGACCTGGTTGGAGCAGAACCGGGTTGAACCGGGCCATCCCCTGTTTCCCTACCTGAGCGATTGGGTGAATCCGGAGTTCGGTACCCTGCGCGCGCCGCAGGGGCACTCGCTCTACTACCGCCTCTACAAGCCGGCGGGCTTTGATGCCAACAAGCAGTATCCGGCCATCGTCTATCTCTACGGCGGGCCCCATGCCCAGCTGGTGACCAACAGCTGGGACAAGCCGTTCCACCAGTATCTGGCGCAACAGGGCTACGTGGTGTTTACCGTGGACAACCGGGGCTCCAACTACCGCGGCAAGGCGTTCGAAACGGCGCTGTACCAGAACATGGGGACACCGGAGGTGGAGGATCAGGTCAGCGGGGTGAAATATCTGGCGGGCCTGCCTTACGTCGATCCGGAGCGCATCGGGGTGTTTGGCCACAGCTACGGTGGTTACCTCAGCCTGATGATGATGTTCAAAGCCGGTGAGCACTTTGCTGCGGGGATCTCCGGGGCGCCGGTGACCGACTGGCTGCTGTACGACACCCACTACACCGAGCGCTATATGGGCCACCCCGCCAAGGTGCCGCAGGCCTATGAGCGCGCCTCCGTGTTCCCCTATGCCCCGGCGCTGGACAAGCCGCTGCTGATCTATCACGGCATGGCCGACGACAACGTGTTGTTCACCAACACCACCCGGCTGATCAAGCTGCTGCAGGATGAGGGCAAGCAGTTCGACCTGATGACCTATCCGGGCAAGAAACACAGTCTGCGCGGCGAGGCCACCCGGGTGCACTGGCACACCATGATGGCGGACTTCTTCGACCGCCACCTGAAGCCGGAGTAA
- a CDS encoding winged helix-turn-helix domain-containing protein: MRLSPQLRFDPDKLILVDTASDLAIELTFAEARILEALQAGSGQVVSKSALMEAGWPGRVVGDSSLQNALSTLRKKLAPYPDIELKTVPRRGYILHLPESQNQAKRLPLKSLLAALVLLILALLVGVLMWLDTSPRARYNEQALPGRVSGVAGPVWVLTEPKTAPVDASVLSDRIANQLVPEPGWKPPFERFQGMALLTEQGDSLVICPGYADGQCPGQSLISIFGAADNGGQQRLSEFLSTKIRMEEKTYNALRFEELGDNTGGMVEQLYFGDAYFKLDQDDRLARADLRISAVPIEAHSGLFYFAACVTDEDCHTTPVKYRVRGRYIETEERWGERRVTRYTVTPTSVELSSPNRLSDMAKRLYLEFRKSELGREELVFYRLYLDDRTAIWMLPFADHSMVWTQRRTLHL; the protein is encoded by the coding sequence GTGCGACTCTCCCCTCAACTCCGATTTGACCCCGATAAGCTGATTCTGGTGGACACCGCCAGCGATCTCGCCATCGAACTGACCTTTGCCGAGGCCCGCATTCTGGAGGCGCTGCAAGCCGGTTCCGGCCAGGTGGTGAGCAAGAGTGCGTTGATGGAAGCGGGCTGGCCCGGCCGGGTGGTGGGCGACTCTTCGCTGCAAAATGCGTTGAGTACCCTGCGGAAGAAACTGGCCCCTTACCCGGACATTGAATTGAAAACCGTGCCCCGGCGCGGCTACATCCTGCACCTTCCTGAATCCCAGAACCAGGCCAAACGGCTGCCACTTAAGTCGCTGCTGGCCGCGCTGGTGTTGCTGATACTGGCGCTGCTGGTTGGCGTCCTGATGTGGTTGGATACCTCACCCCGCGCCCGTTATAACGAGCAGGCTCTGCCTGGACGGGTCAGTGGAGTGGCCGGCCCGGTGTGGGTCCTGACAGAGCCGAAAACCGCCCCGGTTGACGCCAGCGTTCTGTCAGACCGAATTGCCAATCAACTGGTGCCTGAGCCCGGTTGGAAACCACCCTTTGAACGCTTTCAGGGCATGGCTCTGCTGACCGAACAGGGCGACAGTCTTGTGATCTGCCCCGGTTACGCCGACGGGCAGTGCCCCGGACAGAGCCTGATCAGTATCTTTGGCGCCGCGGATAACGGTGGTCAACAGCGCTTGTCGGAGTTTCTCTCCACCAAGATCCGGATGGAGGAGAAGACCTACAACGCCCTGCGGTTCGAAGAGCTGGGTGACAACACCGGCGGCATGGTGGAGCAGCTCTACTTCGGTGACGCTTACTTTAAGCTGGATCAGGATGACCGTCTGGCCAGGGCCGACCTGCGCATCTCTGCGGTGCCTATCGAAGCGCACAGTGGGCTGTTTTATTTCGCCGCTTGTGTGACCGATGAGGATTGTCATACCACGCCAGTGAAGTACCGGGTCCGTGGCCGCTACATTGAAACTGAAGAGCGTTGGGGTGAGCGGCGTGTGACCCGCTATACCGTGACCCCGACCTCGGTGGAGCTTTCCTCACCCAATCGGTTATCGGATATGGCAAAACGCCTCTATCTCGAGTTCCGAAAAAGTGAACTGGGCCGCGAGGAGCTGGTGTTCTACCGCCTCTATCTGGATGACCGCACCGCCATCTGGATGCTGCCCTTTGCCGATCACTCCATGGTCTGGACGCAACGCCGAACCCTCCACCTGTAG